Proteins from one Ahaetulla prasina isolate Xishuangbanna chromosome 2, ASM2864084v1, whole genome shotgun sequence genomic window:
- the LOC131193174 gene encoding uncharacterized protein LOC131193174, protein MRRFSTADLLALRDSPLSQVWPSTLSRAHLEDGFWNPERWHAKSRRLRGFLMNSFSRFLLGDFKGNFKGGRERAGAGGSPSRVGPVTAHVCGGVLLGPKVPGEGDVPGDNCGSICVVSGRGRYGGGGGPYRDLGARVRCLKAITCSGPSVPTRSSGGHDPQSLDLRLMLCNARSVVNKAPLICDLIQGESADLMGITETWLGPEGGVPLVELCPPGFRAFHQPRAQGRGGGVAVVIKEDLEPREATVPQIAGCESLYVRWGHRNQLGLLIAYLAPCCVTTALPELLEVLAAVAVETPRLIVMGDFNLPSVGLASTAAREFQASMTALDLIRVNAHGGRHAGSDLYLWTVVK, encoded by the coding sequence atgcgaagattttcaaccgcggaccttcttgccctgcgagactcccctctctcgcaggtctggccctccacattatcgagggcacatcttgaggacgggttttggaaccccgagagatggcatgcgaaatctaggaggcttaggggatttttaatgaactcttttagtcgttttttattgggggattttaagggaaattttaagggggggagggaaagggcgggagctgggggtagcccgtcgagggtggggccagtcactgcgcatgTTTGCGGCGGAGTGTTATTAGGTCCGAAGGTTCcgggggagggtgatgttccaggtgacaattgtggttccatctgtgtggttagtgggagaggcagatatggcggagggggggggccgtatcgagacctgggagcacgtgttcgatgtctgaaggcgatcacgtgctccggcccctcagttcctacccgttcctcaggaggccatgatcctcagagcttggatcttcggctgatgttatgtaatgcccggtccgtggttaataaagctcccctgatctgtgatcttattcagggggagtccgcggaccttatgggcattacggagacctggttgggcccggaggggggggtgccccttgttgagttgtgccctccaggtttccgagcatttcatcagccgagggcccaaggtaggggtgggggggtggcggttgttattaaggaagatctagagccgagggaggccactgttcctcagattgccggctgtgaatccctctatgtgaggtggggccataggaatcagttgggcttgttgatcgcgtacctggctccttgctgcgtgaccacagccctgcccgagctgttggaggtactggctgctgtggcggttgagacccccagacttatagtcatgggggatttcaacttgccatcagttggcttggcatcgacggcagctcgggagttccaggcttccatgacggccttggacctgattcgagtaaacgcacatggggggaggcatgctggatctgatttatatctctggacagtggttaaatga